From a region of the Solanum stenotomum isolate F172 chromosome 2, ASM1918654v1, whole genome shotgun sequence genome:
- the LOC125855510 gene encoding IAA-alanine resistance protein 1 isoform X2, whose amino-acid sequence MSKIDALVKQICFFLIVSTSLWVVIFGSSVEAKVLEDSKQEFHQCNHGHGHHGDEGHHHHHHDHDHGSSGVDQRKLLEELAEEEDLKLYGFGSHGNIDEHHHHHEHGVKDLTGLGLWVNAMGCSLLVSLASLICLILLPLIFIHGKPSKAVVDSLALFGAGAMLGDAFLHQLPHAFGGGHSHSHDDHLHDHSGHSHAHSLEDLSVGLSILAGIVLFLIVEKLVRYVEDFSGGVNERSHGHHHHHHLHYTKLKDDNDADDNLQELSQEKEGSLSEKAAGGSRVDGVSADSPNGEKPNGGAILRKLWQRNTGSIAVEDNIALDAANCSTNSTSTGEEQAKPRSSLVFGYLNLFSDGVHNFTDGMALGNAFLLHGSVGGWSRTLFLLAHELPQEIGDFGILVRSGFSVSKALFFNFLSALVALAGTALALTLGQDSGHSSLIEGFTAGGFIYISVAGVLAEMNNSGMTTLVNTVIQLISLVSGMAVALCISLIE is encoded by the exons ATGTCGAAAATTGATGCTTTGGTGAAACAGATCTGcttcttcttgattgtttctACTTCTTTATGGGTAGTGATTTTTGGGTCTTCTGTAGAAGCGAAGGTTCTAGAAGATTCCAAGCAGGAATTTCATCAGTGTAATCATGGTCATGGTCATCATGGCGATGAGGggcatcatcatcatcaccatGATCATGATCATGGGTCGAGTGGAGTTGACCAGAGGAAGCTTTTAGAGGAATTGGCTGAAGAGGAGGATCTGAAACTGTATGGATTTGGGTCTCATGGTAATATAGAtgaacatcatcatcatcatgaaCATGGAGTCAAGGATCTTACTGGTCTTG GTCTATGGGTCAATGCAATGGGTTGCTCACTATTGGTGAGCTTGGCTTCCCTTATCTGCCTGATTCTTTTgcctttaatattta TACACGGGAAGCCGTCAAAAGCAGTTGTAGATTCTTTAGCGTTATTTGGG GCAGGAGCCATGCTGGGGGATGCTTTCCTTCACCAATTGCCACATGCTTTTG GTGGTGGACACTCCCACTCACATGATGACCATCTTCATGATCACTCTGGTCATTCACACGCCCATTCATTGGAGGATCTTTCTGTTGGATTGTCCATTTTGG CTGGAATTGTGCTCTTTCTTATTGTTGAGAAGCTTGTGAGGTATGTTGAAGATTTTTCTGGAGGAGTCAATGAACGGAGTCATGGTCATCACCATCATCATCATTTGCACTACACAAAATTGAAGGATGATAATGATGCTGATGACAATCTCCAGGAACTGTCTCAGGAGAAAGAAGGAAGTTTATCAGAAAAGGCAGCTGGAGGGAGTAGAGTGGATGGAGTGTCTGCTGACTCTCCCAATGGGGAGAAACCAAATGGAGGAGCTATTCTACGGAAG CTATGGCAGAGGAATACTGGCTCCATTGCTGTTGAAGACAATATTGCTTTAGATGCTGCAAATTGCTCTACCAATTCTACATCAACTGGAGAGGAACAGGCTAAACCACGTTCAAGCCTTGTCTTTGGTTATCTCAACCTCTTCTCCGATGGTGTT CACAATTTTACTGATGGGATGGCTTTGGGAAATGCATTCCTCCTTCATGGATCAGTTGGTGGGTGGTCAAGAACTTTGTTTCTTCTCGCACATGAGCTCCCTCAAGAG ATAGGTGATTTTGGAATCTTGGTAAGGTCTGGGTTCAGCGTCTCCAAAGCTCTCTTCTTTAACTTCTTATCTGCACTAGTGGCACTAGCCGGAACTGCACTG GCATTGACATTGGGACAAGATTCTGGTCATTCGTCATTGATTGAG GGATTCACTGCTGGCG
- the LOC125855515 gene encoding zeatin O-xylosyltransferase-like → MLLRDPIASFIRDISSKVRRVIVVHDPMMSYNVQDVSSLPNAESYIFNCISVFSCYILMCLLLKISVQHEEELLTKLSSLEGVSTDEAMHLSDFQHPYMDIRSGDIYNTSKLIESKYIDLMEQAEISLNKKQWAIGPILPTKFDYISHICLDWLNKQPPRSVLYVSFGTTTSFSDRQIKELAMGLEQSKKRFIWVLRDADRGDIFKREDRKFELPEGFEERVERVGLVVREWAPQPEILAHSSTGGFMSHCGWNSCLESITMGVPIAAWPIHTDQPINGFLVTEVLKIGLIVREWEKREELVNASTIENVVRKLMASEEGNVIRKRAEELGEAVRQSTEKGVTSRIELDSFIAHITR, encoded by the coding sequence ATGCTTCTTCGCGATCCCATTGCTTCTTTCATACGCGATATTTCATCAAAAGTAAGACGAGTCATCGTTGTTCATGATCCTATGATGTCTTATAATGTTCAAGATGTTTCTTCTTTGCCCAATGCTGAATCCTATATATTTAACTGCATTTCAGTTTTCTCATGCTACATTCTGATGTGCTTACTTTTAAAGATTTCTGTCCAACATGAAGAAGAATTGCTTACAAAGCTATCTTCCCTTGAAGGAGTTTCAACAGATGAAGCTATGCACTTATCAGATTTTCAACATCCATATATGGATATTAGATCAGGTGATATCTATAATACAAGTAAATTAATTGAAAGCAAGTATATTGATTTGATGGAACAAGCAGAAATTAGTCTGAACAAGAAACAATGGGCAATTGGACCTATTCTGCCTACTAAATTCGATTACATCTCGCATATATGTTTGGATTGGCTGAACAAACAACCTCCAAGATCAGTTCTTTATGTATCTTTTGGAACAACAACTTCATTTTCTGATAGACAAATCAAGGAGCTCGCGATGGGATTAGAACAGAGTAAAAAGAGGTTTATATGGGTGCTGAGAGATGCCGATAGAGGAGATATCTTTAAAAGGGAAGATAGAAAATTTGAATTGCCTGAAGGATTTGAGGAAAGAGTAGAAAGGGTTGGGTTAGTGGTAAGAGAATGGGCACCACAACCAGAAATCTTGGCTCATTCGTCCACAGGCGGGTTCATGAGTCATTGTGGTTGGAACTCTTGCTTAGAGAGTATTACTATGGGAGTGCCTATAGCTGCTTGGCCTATACACACTGATCAACCAATAAATGGTTTCTTGGTGACAGAAGTGTTAAAAATAGGCCTGATTGTGAGGGAGTGGGAGAAACGCGAGGAGTTGGTGAATGCATCCACCATTGAGAATGTTGTGAGGAAGTTGATGGCATCAGAAGAAGGAAATGTGATTAGAAAAAGAGCAGAAGAATTAGGAGAAGCTGTAAGGCAGTCCACAGAGAAAGGGGTTACTTCTCGAATAGAGTTGGATTCTTTCATCGCGCATATCACAAGATAG
- the LOC125855510 gene encoding IAA-alanine resistance protein 1 isoform X1, with the protein MSKIDALVKQICFFLIVSTSLWVVIFGSSVEAKVLEDSKQEFHQCNHGHGHHGDEGHHHHHHDHDHGSSGVDQRKLLEELAEEEDLKLYGFGSHGNIDEHHHHHEHGVKDLTGLGLWVNAMGCSLLVSLASLICLILLPLIFIHGKPSKAVVDSLALFGAGAMLGDAFLHQLPHAFGGGHSHSHDDHLHDHSGHSHAHSLEDLSVGLSILAGIVLFLIVEKLVRYVEDFSGGVNERSHGHHHHHHLHYTKLKDDNDADDNLQELSQEKEGSLSEKAAGGSRVDGVSADSPNGEKPNGGAILRKLWQRNTGSIAVEDNIALDAANCSTNSTSTGEEQAKPRSSLVFGYLNLFSDGVHNFTDGMALGNAFLLHGSVGGWSRTLFLLAHELPQEIGDFGILVRSGFSVSKALFFNFLSALVALAGTALALTLGQDSGHSSLIEGFTAGGFIYISVAGVLAEMNSSGRTTLVNTVIQLISLVSGMAVALCISLIE; encoded by the exons ATGTCGAAAATTGATGCTTTGGTGAAACAGATCTGcttcttcttgattgtttctACTTCTTTATGGGTAGTGATTTTTGGGTCTTCTGTAGAAGCGAAGGTTCTAGAAGATTCCAAGCAGGAATTTCATCAGTGTAATCATGGTCATGGTCATCATGGCGATGAGGggcatcatcatcatcaccatGATCATGATCATGGGTCGAGTGGAGTTGACCAGAGGAAGCTTTTAGAGGAATTGGCTGAAGAGGAGGATCTGAAACTGTATGGATTTGGGTCTCATGGTAATATAGAtgaacatcatcatcatcatgaaCATGGAGTCAAGGATCTTACTGGTCTTG GTCTATGGGTCAATGCAATGGGTTGCTCACTATTGGTGAGCTTGGCTTCCCTTATCTGCCTGATTCTTTTgcctttaatattta TACACGGGAAGCCGTCAAAAGCAGTTGTAGATTCTTTAGCGTTATTTGGG GCAGGAGCCATGCTGGGGGATGCTTTCCTTCACCAATTGCCACATGCTTTTG GTGGTGGACACTCCCACTCACATGATGACCATCTTCATGATCACTCTGGTCATTCACACGCCCATTCATTGGAGGATCTTTCTGTTGGATTGTCCATTTTGG CTGGAATTGTGCTCTTTCTTATTGTTGAGAAGCTTGTGAGGTATGTTGAAGATTTTTCTGGAGGAGTCAATGAACGGAGTCATGGTCATCACCATCATCATCATTTGCACTACACAAAATTGAAGGATGATAATGATGCTGATGACAATCTCCAGGAACTGTCTCAGGAGAAAGAAGGAAGTTTATCAGAAAAGGCAGCTGGAGGGAGTAGAGTGGATGGAGTGTCTGCTGACTCTCCCAATGGGGAGAAACCAAATGGAGGAGCTATTCTACGGAAG CTATGGCAGAGGAATACTGGCTCCATTGCTGTTGAAGACAATATTGCTTTAGATGCTGCAAATTGCTCTACCAATTCTACATCAACTGGAGAGGAACAGGCTAAACCACGTTCAAGCCTTGTCTTTGGTTATCTCAACCTCTTCTCCGATGGTGTT CACAATTTTACTGATGGGATGGCTTTGGGAAATGCATTCCTCCTTCATGGATCAGTTGGTGGGTGGTCAAGAACTTTGTTTCTTCTCGCACATGAGCTCCCTCAAGAG ATAGGTGATTTTGGAATCTTGGTAAGGTCTGGGTTCAGCGTCTCCAAAGCTCTCTTCTTTAACTTCTTATCTGCACTAGTGGCACTAGCCGGAACTGCACTG GCATTGACATTGGGACAAGATTCTGGTCATTCGTCATTGATTGAG GGATTCACTGCTGGCGGTTTCATCTACATTTCGGTTGCTGGAGTGTTGGCTGAAATGAATAGTAGTGGCAGGACGACGTTAGTGAATACAGTAATCCAACTTATCTCGCTGGTATCAGGGATGGCTGTTGCTCTTTGCATCTCTCTTATTGAATGA
- the LOC125855510 gene encoding IAA-alanine resistance protein 1 isoform X6, producing the protein MSKIDALVKQICFFLIVSTSLWVVIFGSSVEAKVLEDSKQEFHQCNHGHGHHGDEGHHHHHHDHDHGSSGVDQRKLLEELAEEEDLKLYGFGSHGNIDEHHHHHEHGVKDLTGLGLWVNAMGCSLLVSLASLICLILLPLIFIHGKPSKAVVDSLALFGAGAMLGDAFLHQLPHAFGGGHSHSHDDHLHDHSGHSHAHSLEDLSVGLSILAGIVLFLIVEKLVRYVEDFSGGVNERSHGHHHHHHLHYTKLKDDNDADDNLQELSQEKEGSLSEKAAGGSRVDGVSADSPNGEKPNGGAILRKRNTGSIAVEDNIALDAANCSTNSTSTGEEQAKPRSSLVFGYLNLFSDGVHNFTDGMALGNAFLLHGSVGGWSRTLFLLAHELPQEIGDFGILVRSGFSVSKALFFNFLSALVALAGTALALTLGQDSGHSSLIEGFTAGGFIYISVAGVLAEMNSSGRTTLVNTVIQLISLVSGMAVALCISLIE; encoded by the exons ATGTCGAAAATTGATGCTTTGGTGAAACAGATCTGcttcttcttgattgtttctACTTCTTTATGGGTAGTGATTTTTGGGTCTTCTGTAGAAGCGAAGGTTCTAGAAGATTCCAAGCAGGAATTTCATCAGTGTAATCATGGTCATGGTCATCATGGCGATGAGGggcatcatcatcatcaccatGATCATGATCATGGGTCGAGTGGAGTTGACCAGAGGAAGCTTTTAGAGGAATTGGCTGAAGAGGAGGATCTGAAACTGTATGGATTTGGGTCTCATGGTAATATAGAtgaacatcatcatcatcatgaaCATGGAGTCAAGGATCTTACTGGTCTTG GTCTATGGGTCAATGCAATGGGTTGCTCACTATTGGTGAGCTTGGCTTCCCTTATCTGCCTGATTCTTTTgcctttaatattta TACACGGGAAGCCGTCAAAAGCAGTTGTAGATTCTTTAGCGTTATTTGGG GCAGGAGCCATGCTGGGGGATGCTTTCCTTCACCAATTGCCACATGCTTTTG GTGGTGGACACTCCCACTCACATGATGACCATCTTCATGATCACTCTGGTCATTCACACGCCCATTCATTGGAGGATCTTTCTGTTGGATTGTCCATTTTGG CTGGAATTGTGCTCTTTCTTATTGTTGAGAAGCTTGTGAGGTATGTTGAAGATTTTTCTGGAGGAGTCAATGAACGGAGTCATGGTCATCACCATCATCATCATTTGCACTACACAAAATTGAAGGATGATAATGATGCTGATGACAATCTCCAGGAACTGTCTCAGGAGAAAGAAGGAAGTTTATCAGAAAAGGCAGCTGGAGGGAGTAGAGTGGATGGAGTGTCTGCTGACTCTCCCAATGGGGAGAAACCAAATGGAGGAGCTATTCTACGGAAG AGGAATACTGGCTCCATTGCTGTTGAAGACAATATTGCTTTAGATGCTGCAAATTGCTCTACCAATTCTACATCAACTGGAGAGGAACAGGCTAAACCACGTTCAAGCCTTGTCTTTGGTTATCTCAACCTCTTCTCCGATGGTGTT CACAATTTTACTGATGGGATGGCTTTGGGAAATGCATTCCTCCTTCATGGATCAGTTGGTGGGTGGTCAAGAACTTTGTTTCTTCTCGCACATGAGCTCCCTCAAGAG ATAGGTGATTTTGGAATCTTGGTAAGGTCTGGGTTCAGCGTCTCCAAAGCTCTCTTCTTTAACTTCTTATCTGCACTAGTGGCACTAGCCGGAACTGCACTG GCATTGACATTGGGACAAGATTCTGGTCATTCGTCATTGATTGAG GGATTCACTGCTGGCGGTTTCATCTACATTTCGGTTGCTGGAGTGTTGGCTGAAATGAATAGTAGTGGCAGGACGACGTTAGTGAATACAGTAATCCAACTTATCTCGCTGGTATCAGGGATGGCTGTTGCTCTTTGCATCTCTCTTATTGAATGA